In one Oscillatoria sp. FACHB-1406 genomic region, the following are encoded:
- a CDS encoding DUF2442 domain-containing protein produces the protein MTSLTVELLEVPKIQTVEITDDTLSVDLSDGRTISVPLAWYPRLLHGSMEERNNWRLIGSGDGVHWNQLDEDISVKNVILGQSSGESQKSFQRWLNERQATG, from the coding sequence ATGACTTCTTTAACGGTTGAACTGCTAGAAGTACCTAAGATTCAGACAGTTGAAATTACAGATGACACTTTATCTGTAGATTTGTCTGATGGTCGCACGATTTCTGTGCCGTTGGCATGGTATCCGCGCCTCTTACATGGCTCAATGGAAGAACGGAATAACTGGCGATTAATTGGTAGCGGGGATGGTGTCCATTGGAATCAACTTGACGAAGATATCAGTGTCAAGAACGTAATCCTTGGGCAATCATCAGGGGAAAGTCAGAAATCATTCCAACGATGGCTAAACGAGCGTCAAGCAACGGGCTAA
- a CDS encoding phosphodiester glycosidase family protein, whose amino-acid sequence MNIFATFPHSTNQRTRLPFSLLLAALFFSSASCSLAEARNSKKQSAEASQASSNEIAPVAREIPLSAATTLPRAIPASQTLKIASTPAPAAQPPVIAQLPPQVLQQGTQISLNGKTLPVAWLRWQEGNEQHFGISDTAAAWLGIELLNSSNPDIQPVNWFSDPQTSPILLKTLFRNPYRYLDLSFLAPQSNLKWQVSGETLTLTSQPAKVVNIREGQGEGGQRFVIDLDRATFWQVDEEENTATLTFTGTADPALIQRFSAQPSSEITALGKKLESVLPFLKAKLENAEAKILKVESSGSQVTLRLKIPESKHLKVSTLPNRLIVDITANAFVERAIVWQPGVIWRSQQVSVGQNRFPVTSLELDPRSGIGLRPIWGNPEGMTGTEPLVKMGRTWQAVAAINGGFFNRNIRQPLGAVRRDGRWFSGPILHRGAIAWDDRGNVKVDRLTLQETVTTATGQRLPITHLNSGYVQAGIARYTPEWGINYTPLTDGEIVVLVQNDLVLERYPGGEHGKTAFPIPPGGYILALRSNSASFDAFAPGTPVAIDSQTFPPDFANYPQIIGAGPLLLFNRQIVLDATDEKFSAAFNQEAAPRSIIATSDRGTIVIAAIHNPPNRRGPTLAELAQLTQKLGFVNALNLDGGSSTSLFLGGHLIDRDPSTAARVHNGIGVYLPPSGQ is encoded by the coding sequence ATGAATATCTTCGCAACCTTCCCTCACAGCACTAACCAACGAACTCGCCTCCCGTTTAGTCTTTTGTTAGCGGCTTTATTCTTTAGTTCTGCAAGTTGTTCTCTAGCCGAGGCTAGAAACTCCAAAAAACAGTCAGCGGAAGCCTCTCAAGCCAGTAGTAACGAAATCGCCCCCGTAGCGCGCGAAATTCCGCTTTCCGCCGCGACTACCCTTCCCCGTGCCATCCCCGCGTCCCAAACCTTAAAAATCGCTTCTACCCCCGCCCCCGCAGCGCAACCTCCAGTTATTGCCCAACTCCCGCCGCAAGTTCTGCAACAAGGCACTCAAATTTCCCTCAACGGTAAAACGCTGCCCGTCGCATGGTTGCGTTGGCAAGAAGGTAACGAGCAACATTTTGGTATTAGCGATACGGCGGCGGCTTGGTTGGGAATCGAACTGCTAAATTCGAGCAATCCAGACATTCAACCCGTCAATTGGTTCTCCGATCCTCAAACTTCTCCCATTCTCCTCAAAACGCTCTTTCGCAATCCCTACCGCTACCTCGATCTTTCGTTTCTTGCTCCCCAGAGCAATCTGAAATGGCAGGTTTCCGGGGAGACGTTGACTTTAACCTCGCAACCGGCAAAAGTGGTTAATATCCGCGAAGGACAAGGAGAAGGGGGACAGCGTTTCGTTATCGACCTCGATCGCGCTACATTTTGGCAAGTCGATGAAGAAGAAAATACCGCAACCCTCACCTTCACCGGAACCGCAGATCCCGCTTTAATCCAACGTTTTTCCGCGCAGCCTTCCTCCGAAATTACCGCCCTCGGCAAAAAGCTAGAATCGGTTCTCCCTTTCCTTAAAGCCAAACTCGAAAACGCCGAAGCCAAAATTCTCAAAGTCGAATCCTCCGGTTCGCAGGTGACGCTGCGGCTAAAAATTCCGGAAAGTAAGCACTTAAAAGTTTCTACCCTTCCCAATCGTTTGATTGTCGATATTACCGCCAATGCCTTCGTCGAACGCGCTATTGTCTGGCAACCGGGCGTAATTTGGCGTTCTCAACAAGTCAGCGTCGGACAGAACCGCTTTCCTGTCACCTCCCTAGAACTCGATCCCCGCTCTGGCATTGGTTTGCGCCCGATTTGGGGCAACCCCGAAGGCATGACGGGAACCGAACCGTTAGTCAAAATGGGCAGGACTTGGCAGGCGGTGGCGGCGATTAATGGGGGCTTTTTCAATCGCAATATTCGCCAGCCTTTAGGGGCAGTGCGGCGCGACGGACGCTGGTTTTCCGGGCCGATCCTCCACCGGGGCGCGATCGCGTGGGACGATCGCGGTAATGTTAAAGTGGATCGCCTGACGCTCCAAGAAACGGTTACAACCGCCACGGGTCAGCGACTCCCGATTACCCATCTCAATAGCGGCTACGTGCAAGCCGGAATTGCCCGCTACACGCCGGAATGGGGCATTAATTACACGCCCCTCACCGATGGCGAAATCGTCGTTTTGGTACAAAACGATCTCGTCCTGGAACGCTATCCCGGCGGCGAACACGGCAAAACCGCTTTTCCCATCCCTCCCGGCGGCTACATCCTCGCCCTGCGCTCTAATAGCGCTTCCTTCGACGCATTTGCCCCCGGAACGCCCGTCGCCATCGACAGTCAAACCTTTCCGCCCGATTTCGCTAATTACCCTCAAATTATCGGCGCTGGGCCGCTGTTGCTGTTCAATCGCCAAATTGTCCTGGATGCAACCGATGAGAAGTTTAGCGCCGCTTTTAACCAAGAAGCCGCTCCGCGCAGTATCATTGCAACGAGCGATCGCGGCACGATTGTTATCGCGGCTATCCATAACCCCCCCAACCGTCGCGGCCCGACTCTCGCCGAACTCGCACAGCTAACACAAAAGCTCGGTTTTGTCAATGCCCTCAACCTCGATGGCGGCAGTTCGACTTCCCTATTCCTGGGCGGACACCTCATCGATCGCGATCCGTCCACTGCCGCCCGCGTCCACAATGGGATTGGGGTTTATTTACCCCCCTCGGGGCAGTAA
- the psbQ gene encoding photosystem II protein PsbQ, producing MKLLRAIFSVVLAVVATVLVACGGATEAKAPPTYTPDTIAAIERYMTPITTARSRMDELETLIEKENWIFARNFIHGPLGQLRGSMSYVSRSLLPNDQPEATKAADEVFQHLNNIDSAAKERNYPLARQQYQEALKDFDAFLKLIPSQS from the coding sequence ATGAAACTTTTGCGAGCTATTTTTTCTGTAGTTTTGGCGGTTGTCGCAACCGTTCTCGTCGCTTGCGGCGGAGCGACTGAGGCGAAAGCCCCACCCACTTATACCCCCGATACCATTGCAGCGATCGAGCGCTACATGACTCCGATTACGACGGCGCGATCGAGAATGGATGAACTCGAAACCTTGATTGAAAAGGAAAATTGGATTTTTGCGCGCAACTTCATTCACGGCCCCTTGGGTCAATTGCGAGGTAGCATGAGCTATGTATCGCGCAGTCTCCTTCCCAACGACCAACCCGAAGCGACAAAAGCTGCCGATGAAGTTTTCCAGCATCTCAACAATATTGACAGCGCAGCGAAGGAACGCAATTATCCTCTCGCTCGCCAGCAGTATCAAGAAGCCCTCAAAGATTTTGATGCGTTTCTGAAGTTGATTCCTTCGCAATCTTAA
- a CDS encoding class I SAM-dependent methyltransferase, with protein MREFPTPSFLASSLENSFNLKEHLQEFLNCDSQTLESNLETKQKEIIELGHKDFNWEEVSTFYREKVGELYLFELGAWHLSSYDYINDTLRLIADFAKGRVLDFGGGIGTHALGAALCPQVEQVVYCDINPINRDFVQYRAEQLGLSQKISCYVELPALETFDTILCFDVLEHLPDPSQQLLQFYQALTDEGKIILNWYFFKGFDREFPFHLDDPKTVDEFFHTLQSNFLEVFTPYFITSRCYKKQHQNEIAIAKS; from the coding sequence ATGCGCGAGTTTCCTACCCCATCTTTCTTAGCCAGTTCTTTAGAGAATTCATTTAACTTAAAAGAGCATCTACAAGAATTTCTCAATTGCGATAGCCAAACATTAGAGAGTAATTTAGAAACCAAGCAGAAAGAGATTATAGAGTTAGGACATAAAGACTTTAATTGGGAGGAAGTTAGCACATTTTATCGGGAGAAGGTTGGGGAACTTTATTTATTTGAACTAGGTGCTTGGCATTTGTCAAGTTATGACTATATTAATGATACATTGCGTTTAATAGCAGATTTTGCTAAAGGGCGCGTGTTAGATTTTGGGGGTGGGATAGGAACTCATGCTCTTGGTGCTGCCCTTTGTCCTCAAGTCGAGCAAGTCGTTTATTGCGATATTAATCCTATCAATCGTGATTTTGTACAGTATCGGGCTGAACAACTGGGATTGAGTCAAAAAATTAGTTGTTATGTAGAATTGCCAGCACTGGAAACATTTGATACGATTTTGTGCTTTGATGTTTTAGAGCATCTGCCAGACCCAAGCCAACAGTTATTGCAATTCTATCAAGCTTTGACAGATGAAGGCAAAATTATTCTAAATTGGTATTTCTTTAAAGGATTCGATCGAGAATTTCCTTTCCATTTAGATGACCCTAAAACTGTAGACGAATTTTTTCATACATTACAAAGTAATTTTTTAGAAGTATTCACGCCTTATTTTATAACATCTCGTTGCTATAAAAAACAACACCAAAATGAGATCGCGATCGCCAAAAGTTAA
- a CDS encoding type II toxin-antitoxin system VapC family toxin yields the protein MTRYLLDTNVVMRFCNSSDVQHQLATDAISHLLMRSDECLLVMQVIIEFWVVATRPTQVNGLGWTVEQTRSTIEQLLDRFPFLEESPQIFPNWLNLVTTNRVMGKRTHDARIIAIMLANEITHLLTFNPSDFSGISGITVTHPQDLTPFKTDRL from the coding sequence ATGACGAGATATTTGCTTGACACTAATGTTGTTATGCGATTCTGCAATTCTTCCGACGTGCAGCATCAGCTTGCAACGGATGCAATCTCTCATTTACTCATGCGATCGGATGAATGTTTACTGGTGATGCAAGTTATTATTGAATTTTGGGTTGTTGCCACAAGACCCACTCAAGTTAATGGCTTGGGTTGGACTGTAGAACAAACCAGAAGCACGATAGAGCAGCTTTTAGATCGTTTTCCCTTCTTGGAGGAATCTCCGCAGATATTTCCAAATTGGTTGAATTTAGTCACAACTAACAGAGTGATGGGTAAACGAACTCATGATGCTCGTATCATTGCCATCATGCTTGCCAATGAAATTACACATCTTTTGACCTTCAATCCTAGTGATTTTTCAGGTATATCGGGTATTACAGTCACTCATCCGCAAGACTTGACTCCGTTTAAAACCGATCGGCTATAG
- a CDS encoding cupin domain-containing protein: MTSESLWKPQKVHANSLSRVSVLPTSLTWFQTNFTGIWFGCFESDHEIQEHPVTMLTRFDPGGFFPLHGHPGGEEILVLEGNFADETGVHPPGTYMLNPEGFIHRPYSEEGCLTFVKLRQHGGKTRQQIRTNIFTGSWQAGRVPQIQVQHLYEQADFSEKVWIERWLPDTQLLNVVETEIKEIFIIEGIWKDEFGSYPPGSWLRYPPNCPYSPSSTTGCLIYVKTYADTDTTVRFVVGDDFQHPEATLLWDRESGVVRSLTQ, from the coding sequence ATGACTTCTGAATCTCTGTGGAAACCCCAAAAAGTTCACGCAAACTCACTAAGCCGCGTATCTGTACTTCCCACCTCACTAACTTGGTTTCAGACAAACTTTACCGGAATTTGGTTTGGCTGTTTTGAGTCTGACCACGAAATCCAGGAACATCCGGTAACAATGCTAACTCGATTCGATCCGGGTGGTTTTTTCCCACTGCATGGACATCCGGGTGGTGAAGAAATTTTGGTGCTTGAAGGAAATTTTGCAGATGAAACAGGGGTACATCCACCAGGTACTTATATGCTTAACCCTGAAGGCTTTATCCATCGCCCTTATAGTGAGGAAGGATGCCTGACTTTTGTTAAATTACGGCAACATGGTGGTAAAACTCGCCAACAAATAAGAACGAACATTTTCACGGGTTCCTGGCAAGCAGGAAGAGTACCGCAAATTCAGGTTCAACACCTCTACGAGCAAGCAGATTTCTCAGAGAAAGTCTGGATTGAGCGTTGGTTGCCTGATACTCAGTTGTTGAACGTTGTAGAAACTGAGATCAAAGAAATCTTTATCATTGAAGGGATCTGGAAGGATGAGTTCGGTAGTTATCCACCAGGCAGTTGGCTGAGATACCCCCCCAATTGCCCCTACAGCCCTTCCTCAACAACAGGTTGCCTGATTTATGTGAAAACCTATGCCGATACTGATACAACCGTAAGATTTGTTGTCGGTGATGATTTCCAACATCCTGAAGCAACTCTCCTATGGGATCGAGAGTCGGGTGTAGTACGCTCGCTGACCCAATAG
- the gatA gene encoding Asp-tRNA(Asn)/Glu-tRNA(Gln) amidotransferase subunit GatA, with amino-acid sequence MSFIRELNKQLVRKERTAVELATEALERIQKLEPKLHSFLHVTADLALATAKQVDAKIAAGEEIGLLAGIPIGLKDNLCTKGIPTTCGSRILENFVPPYESTVTQKLKDIGAVPVGKTNLDEFAMGSSTENSGYQVTANPWDLSRVPGGSSGGSAAAVAADECIVALGSDTGGSIRQPAALCGVVGLKPTYGLVSRYGLVAYASSLDQIGPLARTVEDAAILLSAIAGYDNKDSTSIKTALPNYTQLLRPHFRPQSRLRIGVIQETFGSGIDSEVEERVKKAIVELQELGAEIEVISCPTFSYGLPAYYIIAPSEASANLARYDAVKYGIRAEEPDNLISMYKKTRAQGFGTEVKRRIMLGTYALSAGYYDAYYLKAMKVRQLIKKDFDTAFEKVDILVCPTSPTTAFKVGEKTDDPLSMYLSDLMTIPVNLAGLPALSIPCGFDSRGLPIGMQLIGKALREDLLLQVAYAYEKATTWHIPKPKFD; translated from the coding sequence ATGTCATTTATCCGCGAATTAAACAAACAGTTAGTCCGTAAAGAGCGTACTGCCGTCGAACTCGCGACCGAAGCGCTAGAGCGCATTCAGAAGCTAGAACCCAAACTGCATAGCTTTCTCCACGTCACCGCAGATCTAGCCCTTGCGACGGCTAAGCAAGTGGATGCGAAAATTGCCGCAGGTGAGGAAATTGGACTCCTAGCTGGGATTCCAATTGGTTTGAAAGACAATCTTTGCACCAAGGGTATCCCGACGACTTGTGGCTCTCGGATTTTAGAAAATTTTGTCCCGCCTTACGAGTCTACTGTTACCCAAAAGTTAAAGGATATCGGAGCCGTCCCCGTCGGTAAGACGAATTTAGATGAATTCGCGATGGGGAGTTCGACGGAAAACTCGGGTTATCAGGTAACGGCAAATCCTTGGGATTTATCGCGGGTTCCCGGTGGTTCGTCCGGCGGTTCTGCCGCAGCCGTAGCCGCAGATGAGTGCATCGTTGCCTTGGGTTCGGATACGGGCGGTTCGATTCGCCAGCCCGCAGCGCTCTGCGGCGTAGTCGGATTGAAGCCGACTTATGGGTTAGTCTCGCGTTACGGTTTGGTTGCTTATGCTTCGTCCCTCGACCAAATCGGGCCGCTGGCAAGGACGGTGGAAGATGCAGCGATTTTGTTAAGCGCGATCGCGGGGTACGATAACAAAGATTCTACCAGTATTAAAACCGCTCTCCCCAATTACACTCAACTCTTGCGCCCTCACTTTCGCCCGCAATCGCGCCTCAGAATTGGCGTGATTCAAGAAACCTTCGGCAGCGGTATCGATTCGGAAGTCGAAGAACGGGTGAAAAAGGCAATTGTCGAACTTCAGGAGTTAGGGGCAGAAATTGAAGTCATTTCTTGTCCGACTTTTAGTTACGGCTTGCCCGCTTACTATATCATTGCGCCTTCGGAAGCATCGGCAAATTTAGCGCGTTACGATGCGGTGAAATACGGCATCCGCGCCGAAGAACCGGATAACCTGATTTCGATGTACAAAAAAACGCGCGCGCAAGGCTTCGGCACCGAAGTCAAACGACGCATTATGTTGGGAACTTATGCCCTCTCCGCAGGCTATTACGATGCCTATTACCTGAAGGCGATGAAGGTGCGGCAGTTGATTAAAAAGGACTTCGATACCGCTTTTGAAAAGGTCGATATTTTGGTGTGTCCGACTTCGCCGACAACAGCATTTAAAGTCGGAGAAAAAACCGACGATCCTTTGAGTATGTATCTTTCCGATTTGATGACGATTCCGGTGAACTTAGCCGGTTTGCCCGCATTGAGTATTCCCTGCGGCTTCGACTCGCGAGGACTGCCCATTGGAATGCAGCTAATTGGTAAGGCGCTACGAGAAGATTTGTTACTACAAGTGGCTTACGCTTACGAGAAAGCTACGACTTGGCATATTCCAAAGCCGAAGTTCGATTGA
- a CDS encoding GNAT family N-acetyltransferase, with amino-acid sequence MEIITKRFLIRDFRRADESALLAYRSDPRYQEFCSAEEVSPESTRKLLDLFMQWATEHPRRNYQLAITELENQCKLLGCCGLRCEGYNIGQAELGIELAPKYWGRYRYAIEVVSALLEFGFRDLTLQEVRGISIDANTRVTKLAQRYGFVGVATRCESEWLRAKGWSQTEWQLTREKWESRSAVK; translated from the coding sequence ATGGAAATTATCACGAAAAGGTTTTTAATCCGCGACTTTAGACGGGCTGACGAATCGGCTTTGTTGGCTTATCGCTCTGACCCACGCTATCAAGAGTTTTGTTCGGCAGAAGAAGTGTCTCCTGAATCTACTCGCAAACTTCTCGACCTTTTTATGCAGTGGGCAACCGAACACCCACGCCGCAATTATCAGCTTGCCATTACCGAATTAGAAAATCAATGTAAGTTATTGGGCTGCTGTGGTTTGCGCTGTGAGGGCTATAATATCGGGCAAGCGGAATTAGGTATTGAGTTGGCACCAAAGTATTGGGGTCGTTACCGCTACGCGATTGAGGTTGTAAGCGCTCTGCTGGAATTTGGTTTTCGCGATTTAACCTTGCAAGAGGTGCGAGGTATTTCTATAGATGCGAATACGCGCGTCACAAAATTGGCGCAACGGTATGGTTTTGTGGGGGTTGCCACGCGCTGTGAGTCAGAATGGTTGCGTGCTAAAGGCTGGAGTCAGACGGAATGGCAACTCACGCGAGAAAAGTGGGAGAGTAGATCTGCCGTCAAATAA
- a CDS encoding FAD-dependent oxidoreductase, whose product MRRLAIVGGGIVGATIAYELSALDEWEIVWCDRATPASGATRSALGVLMGAISRKTKGRAWQLRSASIQRYETLIPELERLTGLTIPFNRQGILLLRFAGDDLESWQKLQEKRLAEGWPLEIWDRDRLQARCPQVQCNRAIGAIYSPRDRQVDPTALTLALAAAAQLRGVRCSFGCEIQKIESTALNDAPERRCIALQVGDTPLEIDRLIVAAGLGSTPLTAAIGPSLSSSYDLRPVLGQALHLKLPQPLGDSHFQPVITGDDVHIVPLGEGEYWVGATVEFPDSEGNVTAEASLLEEVRQSAIAFCPELEEAQILSSWSGLRPRPEGRPAPIIERLPGYSNVIVATGHYRNGVLLAPGTAIRVRELLEE is encoded by the coding sequence ATGCGACGCTTGGCGATTGTTGGCGGTGGCATTGTCGGAGCGACGATTGCTTACGAGTTGAGCGCGCTCGATGAATGGGAAATTGTTTGGTGCGATCGCGCTACTCCCGCTTCTGGCGCAACTCGATCCGCGCTCGGAGTTCTCATGGGAGCCATCAGCCGCAAAACTAAAGGCAGGGCATGGCAGTTACGCAGTGCTAGCATCCAGCGCTACGAAACCCTGATTCCCGAACTGGAACGCCTCACCGGACTGACCATTCCCTTCAATCGTCAAGGAATTCTGCTGTTACGTTTTGCCGGAGATGACCTGGAATCTTGGCAAAAGTTACAAGAAAAGCGCCTTGCTGAGGGTTGGCCATTGGAAATTTGGGATCGCGATCGCCTGCAAGCGCGCTGCCCTCAAGTTCAATGCAATCGCGCGATCGGCGCTATCTATTCGCCCCGCGATCGCCAAGTCGATCCCACCGCCCTCACTCTCGCCCTCGCTGCTGCTGCCCAACTACGCGGCGTTCGCTGCTCCTTTGGTTGTGAAATTCAAAAAATTGAATCAACTGCCCTCAATGACGCTCCAGAGCGCCGCTGTATTGCCCTTCAAGTGGGGGATACCCCCCTAGAAATCGACCGATTAATCGTAGCGGCGGGTTTAGGTTCGACTCCCCTGACTGCCGCGATCGGGCCGTCCCTTTCTTCTTCCTATGACCTACGACCCGTTTTAGGGCAAGCGCTTCACTTAAAGCTTCCCCAACCCCTCGGCGATTCGCATTTTCAACCCGTCATTACCGGCGACGACGTTCACATCGTCCCCCTCGGTGAAGGCGAATATTGGGTGGGTGCAACCGTTGAATTTCCCGATTCCGAGGGCAACGTCACCGCAGAAGCGAGCTTGCTTGAAGAAGTCCGGCAAAGCGCGATCGCATTTTGTCCCGAACTCGAAGAAGCCCAAATCCTCAGCAGTTGGTCGGGTTTGCGCCCCCGCCCCGAAGGTCGTCCCGCCCCCATCATCGAACGCTTACCGGGATACAGCAACGTTATCGTCGCCACCGGACACTATCGCAACGGCGTTCTCCTCGCTCCCGGAACCGCCATCCGAGTGCGAGAATTACTCGAGGAATAA
- a CDS encoding cytochrome b6-f complex subunit PetL: MAVVAYFGILAAFTTIVMGMYFTFRAIKLI, translated from the coding sequence ATGGCTGTTGTCGCTTACTTTGGAATTTTGGCTGCTTTCACCACAATCGTGATGGGAATGTACTTCACCTTCCGCGCTATCAAGCTAATCTAG
- a CDS encoding alpha/beta hydrolase, with amino-acid sequence MLGFVAGAVLVAYLSLCLMLRAWQNRFIFFPTATITQTPSDFGARYEEVRLSLPDDAPGQLYGWWLPATAPARGTILYCHGNGSNISGNLGAALRFVSLGFNVFLFDYRGYGLSTSGFPTEAQVYEDAGAALDYLLQTRQIAPQTIILYGHSLGGAVAIELAARHPQLGGLIVEASFTSMQEMVAFQRIYALFPVSLLLSQRFDSIHKLRPLSIPILLIHGTSDRTVPYTMSQALFEVAPEPKKLLLVPDAGHNNVAEVAPQQYLQAIDEFAQHLQSEQQSLSR; translated from the coding sequence ATGTTAGGATTTGTCGCTGGCGCGGTTTTAGTCGCGTATCTTTCGCTTTGCTTAATGCTGCGAGCGTGGCAAAATCGTTTCATCTTTTTTCCGACTGCGACCATAACGCAGACTCCGAGCGATTTTGGGGCGCGTTACGAAGAAGTTCGATTATCCCTTCCTGATGACGCACCGGGGCAGTTATACGGCTGGTGGTTGCCCGCGACTGCGCCCGCCCGAGGCACAATCCTTTATTGCCACGGCAATGGCAGTAATATTAGTGGCAATTTGGGTGCGGCGCTTCGTTTTGTCAGTCTGGGTTTTAATGTCTTCTTATTCGATTATCGCGGTTACGGTCTGAGTACGAGCGGTTTCCCGACGGAGGCGCAAGTGTACGAAGATGCGGGCGCGGCGCTGGATTATTTGCTGCAAACCCGACAAATCGCTCCCCAAACAATTATTCTTTACGGACATTCTTTGGGGGGTGCGGTGGCGATTGAGTTAGCAGCGCGCCATCCCCAACTCGGCGGTTTAATCGTGGAAGCGTCGTTTACTTCAATGCAAGAAATGGTCGCTTTTCAGCGCATTTATGCTCTGTTTCCCGTTTCCCTGCTCCTCAGCCAACGCTTCGATTCAATACACAAACTACGGCCTTTGTCAATACCCATTTTGTTGATTCATGGTACTAGCGATCGCACTGTACCCTATACGATGAGTCAAGCACTCTTTGAGGTCGCCCCCGAACCGAAAAAATTGCTCCTCGTTCCCGATGCCGGTCATAATAATGTTGCCGAAGTCGCGCCACAACAGTATTTACAAGCCATCGACGAGTTCGCGCAGCACCTCCAGAGCGAACAGCAATCTCTGAGCCGTTAA
- a CDS encoding DUF4344 domain-containing metallopeptidase codes for MPPGKSFLATALTTMACVVGSSAILLQNPIVKAADIKDEGDFSVIYETPQNPEFAQLSQDLKKSNFYNELVAWLNESYALPQDIPIYFEECGEENAFYDPSEVKISMCYELIQKYVNIFAEGATSRDEYLAEVIDAGYFTLLHELGHALIDQYDLPVLGKEEDAVDNLAAILLIDWDEADSAISGMLQFAVDAEEEAEFEELAYWDEHSLGEQRFYNMACLIYGSDPATHEYLVTEEILPESRAERCELEYAQASNSWNTLLEPYQKE; via the coding sequence ATGCCCCCAGGAAAATCCTTTTTAGCGACGGCATTAACGACAATGGCTTGCGTTGTAGGTAGTTCTGCAATTCTATTACAAAACCCCATCGTTAAAGCCGCCGATATTAAAGATGAGGGTGATTTTTCCGTCATTTACGAAACGCCCCAAAACCCAGAGTTTGCTCAGCTTAGCCAAGATTTGAAGAAATCAAACTTCTACAATGAATTGGTCGCTTGGTTAAATGAAAGCTATGCCCTCCCGCAGGATATTCCGATTTACTTTGAAGAATGCGGTGAGGAGAATGCCTTTTATGACCCCTCAGAAGTCAAAATTTCGATGTGTTATGAGTTGATCCAAAAATACGTCAATATTTTTGCAGAAGGTGCAACTTCTCGAGACGAGTACCTCGCTGAAGTTATCGATGCAGGCTACTTCACTTTGTTACACGAACTCGGTCATGCTTTAATCGACCAGTACGATTTGCCCGTACTCGGAAAAGAAGAAGATGCAGTCGATAATTTAGCTGCGATTCTACTCATCGATTGGGATGAGGCGGATTCTGCCATTTCGGGAATGTTACAATTCGCTGTCGATGCTGAAGAAGAAGCCGAGTTTGAAGAACTTGCTTATTGGGACGAGCATAGTTTAGGCGAACAGCGTTTTTATAATATGGCTTGTCTGATTTATGGTAGCGATCCGGCAACTCATGAGTATCTCGTTACCGAAGAAATACTACCTGAAAGCCGTGCGGAACGCTGCGAACTGGAGTACGCACAAGCAAGTAACAGTTGGAATACGCTGTTAGAACCTTATCAAAAGGAGTAA
- a CDS encoding Npun_F5560 family protein, which translates to MNLTDNLNVKNIRSEVARMREELQLREQLVQQLSQELFRLVKGNANFMPQPEVSERHQSEMRALREQLQEVEQQVKFYQQQITVRDREIYQLRQSVQELTDRSRTLEKTIQEMPQIYRRKFAERIAPVRERIEQLQRENRQLHAELQSVSYRLAVKNRRTNSKVDLPTFSRPIPGPIPALSPVPISLRAL; encoded by the coding sequence GTGAACTTGACCGATAACTTAAACGTTAAGAATATACGCAGCGAAGTCGCCCGGATGCGCGAGGAGCTACAACTTCGCGAACAACTGGTGCAGCAATTGTCGCAAGAACTCTTCCGCTTGGTGAAGGGGAATGCTAATTTTATGCCGCAGCCGGAGGTTTCCGAGCGCCATCAGTCGGAGATGCGGGCGCTGCGCGAACAGTTGCAAGAGGTCGAGCAGCAGGTTAAGTTTTATCAACAACAGATTACGGTGCGCGATCGCGAAATTTATCAGTTGCGCCAGTCCGTCCAAGAATTAACAGACCGCAGCCGCACCTTAGAGAAAACGATTCAGGAAATGCCGCAAATCTACCGCCGCAAGTTTGCCGAGCGAATCGCGCCGGTTCGCGAAAGAATCGAGCAGCTACAGCGGGAGAATCGCCAATTGCACGCAGAGCTTCAGAGCGTCAGTTATCGCTTAGCAGTGAAGAATCGGCGCACCAATAGTAAGGTCGATCTGCCGACGTTTTCCCGTCCGATTCCCGGCCCCATCCCCGCTTTAAGCCCGGTTCCCATTAGCCTGCGCGCGCTTTGA